In Zingiber officinale cultivar Zhangliang chromosome 6A, Zo_v1.1, whole genome shotgun sequence, a single genomic region encodes these proteins:
- the LOC121997861 gene encoding 30S ribosomal protein S13, chloroplastic-like — MAGLSSMASSLLPLSSSLPVASRGTSFSLPTFIAFPTSSPVFKPPGSLTIRCVRVGGVEIPNNKRVEFSLRYIHGIGRVRARQILCDLSLDNKITKDLSDEELISLRDEVSKYMIEGDLKRFNRLAIERLKEIRCYRGIRHDMGLPCRGQRTKNNCRTLKGKRVTVAGKKKAK, encoded by the exons ATGGCTGGCCTCTCGTCCATGGCGTCGTCGCTGCTTCCCCTCTCATCTTCGCTTCCAGTCGCTAGCAGAGGGACCTCCTTCTCGCTCCCTACCTTCATCGCCTTCCCTACTTCTTCCCCTGTCTTCAAG CCGCCGGGATCCCTTACCATCCGCTGCGTTCGTGTCGGCGGTGTGGAGATACCCAACAACAAACGGGTAGAATTTTCGCTACGGTACATTCACGGCATCGGCCGCGTCAGGGCCCGCCAGATCCTTTGCGACCTCTCCTTGGATAACAAGATCACCAAGGACCTCTCCGATGAGGAGCTCATCTCGCTTCGTGACGAGGTCTCCAAGTATATGATAGAAGGCGACCTT AAACGGTTTAACAGACTTGCAATCGAGAGGCTGAAGGAGATCAGGTGCTATAGAGGGATTAGGCACGACATGGGTCTTCCATGTCGCGGGCAAAGGACAAAGAATAACTGCCGCACACTCAAGGGCAAGAGGGTCACAGTTGCTGGGAAGAAGAAGGCCAAGTAG